Genomic segment of Ammospiza nelsoni isolate bAmmNel1 chromosome 2, bAmmNel1.pri, whole genome shotgun sequence:
ACAGCCGTGCCAGGagagcacacagccctgcaggacggacagacagacagcgcAGCAGGGACAgactccagctgccagcaggtgCTGGATGACTGGTGGCACTGCAAGATGGATTACCAGGGGGCTTTTGGTCATGGACTCATAAAAttctgggatggtttgggttggaagggacctgcgTGGGGGACATACAGCCCTTTATAAGGCTGACAGTGTgttttccctcctgccctcctaGGAAGGCCAGATTTACTGTGGCTTGGTGacctgccctgagctgctgtgctcctctCCCTTCAGTGTGCCAGACTCCTGCTGCCAGGTCTGCAAAGGTAACGGGGCTGGGAGTGAGGGCTGGCAcaccccagctggcagcaggagccatcCCAAGCCACTCTGGCAGGAGTTTGGGAGCCTGGGCTGTAAATCAGCCTGCTTGTTATCTCCTGGTTGCACCAGGAAGTGCAAGCTGAGGGCTTGGGCTTTCCTTGGATAACATGGATTGCATGTGCAAGGCTTGGGCTTTCCTTGGATAACATGGATTGCATGTGCAAGGCTTGGGCTTTCCTTGGATAACATGGATTGCATGTGCAAGGCTTGGGCTTTCCTTGGATAACATGGATTGCATGTGCAAGGCTTGGGTTCTCCTTGGATAACATGGATTGCATGTGCAAGGCTTGGGTTTTCCTTGGATGATAGGAATTGCATGTGCAAGGCTCCTGTCTCTCCAGACTCCCAGGCAGGCCAGCATGTGGAGGAGAGTTGCTTTCAGCCCCCAGCATGTTCCAGGACAATGTTTTTCCCTTGCAGATGGCTCCCTTGAGAAGCCCTCGGAAGAGGAGCCCCTGCAGTTAAACAGAGGTGTTGTACGTGACGTTTGCATTTTCAAACCCCTTGCTCCTAGCACAGCCCCCTGAGCAGCTCACAGAATGCCCTGGCACAGTGAGATCCACTGAGAGATCCTTGCACAATGCCCAGCAGCTCTAGGAGGACACCCAGCTCCTTGCCCAGCAGAACACGGGCACCTGATTTGCAGGTGGATCGTGCCATGGAATTGAGTCTGGCTGGGAGATACCAGCCTCGGTGGGAGCTCAGGCCAGCACCCTGTATCAGCAGCCCAGCAAGGAAAAAGGGACTCCTTGGCTCCTGGGTTCCTTCAGGGCCACATtttggagctgggctgcccaTGCCAGCTCTGTGGGATTAGGTCactcagctcctggctctgccctttTCCATACTGCTCCAGCACCTACAAAACCTCCAAAACAGACACAAGGGGACCCTTTGTGCTGCGTGTCCTGTCCCAGCACTCTGCTCCTGGAAGCCTGGGATGTTCCTGTGGTGTTCCTGGGGTGTTCCTGGTGtttcagccctgctggctggcaGCCCCACCCTGGCTCCCCTGGTGCCTCCCAGGTGGGAGAGCAGGATCTGGCCCATCCTCACTGCCTGTGCCACACAGATGCCAGCCCTCCTTTTCCCACCTAGGAAGGACCAGCccatttccctgtgtgtttgaaggatggagaattcctgagggagctgggaaggggctcagcttggagaaaaggaggctcaggggggaccttgtggctctgcacagctcctgacaggaggagACAGCCgggggggaacagggacaggaggagagggaacggcctcaggctgggccaggggaggctcaggttggatattgggcAAGTTCCTTCCAACAAAAggttgtccagccctggcacagctgcctggcATCCCCATCCCCTGAGGGACTTAcgagctgtgtggatgtggcactctgGGACATGGGATAAcggtggccttggcagtgctgagggaatGGTTGGGCTCCATGATCTCAGAGGAATTTTCCAgcctgaatatttctgtgatttataTGGTTTGTGGGCCATTGCTTACCCCTGTGGTCTCTGCCCCATGCACTCCTGAGGGAGGGCGTGCAGGACACTGCATGGCTTTTTCCAGCATGCTTTGGAAGGAAAACAGCTCAACTGCTGGAGTCTGAATCCCctgttttccctggctgctcaCAGAGACATTCCCAGGACCAGTGCTTGGGAGAGGTGGTGGGCAGGAAGCCCCCCGGAGCCACTGTGTCCACGGCTCTCAGCTCTTCCCTGGAGCTGATTCCCAGAAGCTTCAAACCCAAGGGACCAGGGGGCACCACTGTCAAGATCGTCTTGAAAGAGAAGCACAAGAAAGGTAAGGGAtggagggggaggcagggacTTTTAGTGGCCTCTCCAGAGCTTGGAATTCTTTGAGGATCTGATTCAGCAGCAGGTTTCCACCAGCAAGTCCTTCTGCCCACTTCTCCACAGCCAGCCTCAAGGTGTCTCAGTCCCCCTGAGTGCCACTCTCCAAAGTGGGCTGGGAGAAGGCTGGTCCTTGGAATGTTTTGGAGATCTGGGActtgggaaggaaggagctcAGCTGGAAGGCTCCACATGGACCTTCCAGGAGAGTGGCACACAAAGACAGGACATTCCTCCTTGTGCAAGGGCTGGCCCTgacccagggctgccccaggtGTTCCGCTGGAGCACAGAGTAGGGAAATGAGGAGAGGAGGCCAGTCCCTCGATCCAGAGGGGGAATAAcagctcctttctcctcttGGCCGCTCTCCCACCATTGTGCCTCCAGAAGGTGCCTTGGGCATGAAGGCCCGGAGGGAACTGTGGGACCTCCAGAAATTTCCGTGCAGGAGTCAGCAGGTGGCACTCTTCACTGTGCTTCACTCCTGCCACGGCCGGGAGGGACCCTGGGCTCCGGAGGGCGGTCACAccgggcacagccagcccctggTGCTGGTCCTCTGCCCCATGGCACCTGATGGGGGGCACCTGCTGGGTCCCTGTGGCACCCGCTGGTCCCTGTTGGCATCTGCTGGGTCCTTGTGGCACCTGCTGGGTCCCTGTGGCACCTCTGGTCCCACGCCACCTTCTGTGGTGTCCCGTGCTGCCAGAGAACATGGCTCCTccacacagcaggagcagccatggCCTCCATGCTCCAAGGCCGGGCCTCCACCGAGCCTCGGGCTgacaaagaggaggaggaggagggttcATGTCCCCAGACAGCTCTTTGCTGtgtctctcctgcagcctgtgtgtACAATGGGAAGACCTACTCGCACGGCGAGGTGTGGCACCCCGTGTTCCGGCTCTACGGCCTGCTGCCCTGCATCCTCTGCACCTGCAGGGACGGTGTCCAGGACTGCCACAAGCTCACCTGTCCCAAGGAGTACCCCTGCCAGCACCCTGAAAAAGTGGATGGGAAGTGCTGTAAGGAATGTCCAGGTAGGTGGgatcctgcctgctcctgcagctgcctcccagctcctgccccagccttgGATTAAAGCCTGAGGCTGAGAGAGCCAAAGGGATTCAGGCCGCTGGTGGCTAGAATTCACACCAGACAGGTCCAGCAGGGTTGGAGGGCAGCAGGACCTTCCCAAGGTAAGGAACATCCCCAGGACTCCCACAAGGTTCCATCTGTTGGGAAGATGAGGTCTGGAGTTGTGGTCCAGactgggagtgctgggatgGAAGGAGCTTTCAGGGCAGAGGACACACAGCCTGTGTGTCCACAAAAGCCAGGGCTAAATTGTGCCAGCTGAGGTGTAGGTGTGAAGGGAGGAGTGAGGACacttcccaggagaagggctGTCTGTGGCGCTCATGGCTTGTGGGAATTGGAACCCCCATCTCTGGGAGGGGAGGTTGAACACACAGGTCTTGGGGTGCTCCAGGTAGaactgggctggagctgggacatgggaaggggcaggagcaccaggagaggctgagggagctgggaaggggctcagcctggagaacaagCAAAGGGCACTGCCACGTTTTGGAATGGCTGCAAAGTTGTTTGAGCTGAGATTTCCAAGGTTTTCCAGCGCCTGAGTGGAGAGGTTCTGAGATGGCCTCCTCAGGGGAGCGCAGGGCAAAAGCTCAGCTTGTTTTAATAAGGTTTTTGATATGTTTATGAGCAGGATTTACGATGTGGTGCCTGGTGGGAATGGGATGTGATGACGGAGCAGAACCCTTCCAGTCTTGCATTCCCACTCTAGTGGGTCTCTCTGGTTTAAATCTGACAACTTTCCCTGCTCGGGTCTCCTGTCTGCTGCTCAGACTTCACTTTATTTCCAATTAACCACCCTGATGCAGCCAGAATGGTTGTGTTCCTGCCTTCCAGCTCCCACAGACAGCgatcacacacacactgctcagCCAGGTCACATCCCTGCCCTTTCCTTCACTGCCTGCAGGCTTTGCCCAGGTCCTTTCCCAGGTGCTTTCTGTGGCTGTCCTTATCTTCCTCCTTTGTACCAGTAACTTAGGAATGCCAAGTGATTTTTCCAAAGGGACCCTGACCCTGGGAATTGCTGTGACGTGTTGTGTGGATGGGGGAcactgctgtgggcagagctggtgaCCACCAcctcagtgtccctgctcctcctccccacgCTGTGGGGGTGTGAAGCTCCTTGATTGTTTAATTCCCATTGAATTCCAGGGGTTCCTTTGCTGCTGGGAAGGTGAGGCTTTAATCAGGGACTCCATGATcccaaagggcttttccagcttGAACAACTGCACATTTCTGGGAAGGCCCTGGAGCAGGGGTTTCCCTGGGACAGGTGAGGGTGCTGGGCCGTGCTcaccctcctctgcctcacgctgagctgcagagctgaacTCCTGCCCTCTGCCTTCTGAAAAGCTTTGCTTCCCTTTGAACTGGGATTTCCATTCCCTCTCAAAGCAGAAGAGCTCAGGAGCACCCCAGAAAGCCTGGGGGAGAGCAGAATCAGGCCTAAAATAACTGTCTTGCTAAAATAAACCCCAGGCATCTATTTATAGCCAAACTTTCTTTCGAGTAGTGTGAAAAGCTTCAGCATCCAAACTGACTGGGAGAACAAGGCTAaattcagcagagctgggctcctcTGCGTTCCAAGGACCACAACCAAAGGCAATAAATCTCCTTCCAAAACCACAGGGCATTCTTAATTACTCcagatacataaaaaaaaaaaaaaaaaaaaaagaggggaaaatgagCATCCCTTCTTTACCAAGGATGCTGGAAAAGTCACGTAGGACCCAGGGTGGATGTCCTTGTGGTGGCACCCTGTGTGgggagggtgctggggctggtgctgagcccacctgaggggctgagctgggcacactgcccaggctgccctgctgtgggccATCCCTTATCTACCCTGATGTTCCTCCCCAGCAGGAGCGAGATGAGAAGTGGGGAATCCAGCCCCTGCTTTGTGGCCATGGTGGCACCAAGGTCGCTGCAGGAGTATGGGGGATCCAGACGGACAAAAccccccttccccatccctgctggcacaggggcagctgGGGTCAGGGGGAGTGAAAAACATGGGGATGAGGAGGCCCACAGCTCCTTTATCAGCCtctcctttgctgctgctcctggagctggggctcGGATCATGGGACGGTGCCCCGAGGCACCAAAGCCACCGAGATGCCTTTTCCATGACCTGGCTGCGGGGAtggtccctcctgcccctgttGGATGacctgtgtccctgtctgtgctcAGAAAGCAGGGTCAGACCCACGGACGAGGCGGGCAGCCCGCGGTgtggcggcggccccggccgtGTCCTGGTGTACGCCTTCGTGCCGCCGCGCTCCGAGCCCTCCAAGGACATCCTCAGGACCGTGGCCATCgagagggagctggcagaggaggtgGAAATCTACAACTGGAAGCTGATTAAAGGTGAGCACCATTGTGAAAGTGGCCAGCAGAGCGGGAGGTGTGTGTGGAAACCGATGCTTTCCAAGCTTTGTCCGGTTTCTCCGGCTTTTCTTGCGGCGCTCCACCCCTTGCGTGGTGGATCAAAACCTGCTGACAGCAGGCTGGCTTTCCTGGCTCCCCCATTTCACACCCTCTCCCTGCATTCCATGCAGGCCAGGGGCTGGAAACCACGTCTGGCCCCACTAACCTCACCACGAGCTGCAGCACCATCTGGGGGCACAGAACATGGGCAACCAAGCaagggccaggggctgctcctccagaCCCCCTGCTCTCGTGCCAAATGCACgtggaaaacaaacaaaggaatTGTTCTGGTGGCtctgtggttttgcttttactcctttttttacACCCCAGTCCACCTACAGCTagaaagcagctgcagaggtgcaCAAAGGGGGACGAATTGTCCCCAGCCCATTTTTTGGATGGGTGGGTTTGGATGCTCCTTCCTGTTGGTGTGTGCTCCGGAGGTCAAGGCACAGCAAACACGCTGTCAAAAGGCTCCAATCTCTTGCTCCTTCCCCACAccttcagctctgctcctgtgcatGTGGGGAGTCTGGGGACACCTGGTGCAGTAGATATTTGTGCTGTGTCTCTCTGTGGCCCAGGGAAGCATCCCAGTGCCCCATTCCTGAGTTTCCACTGGACACACTACCCAAAAGAACTTGAGTGCTTCAGGTTGGTTGTACCTTCTCTATGGATGCAGTGGCCCTTGCCCTGTGTCTGCTGGACTTGTGCAGCCATCCTGGTCCCCTGGTGTGCCCGTGTTTCACATCACTCCCTGGGGAGACCTTGGCCATGGCTGGACATCACCTGAGGCATTAACCCAGGGATGGAGCCCTGGTGGTACCACGTTCCCATCCTGCCCCTGGCACGCTCCCGGCTGCCCGTGCTGCCCCTCCTCAGCAGGGCCTCCCTCACAATGGCACCTTGTGGCTGAGGACAGCTCGGGCCCCGCCGCTTCCTCCCctggctccttggcagggcAGCACCCAAACCCTGCCGGCACCTTCCGAGGCCAGCAGCCCCAGTCTGCATggagctccccagccctgccagccagggacaggggagGCCCTTGTCCCCGAGGCCAACACGGCTCTTTTGCTTGGCACGGTGCAGTGTTGTTGTTGGGAAACAGCATGAGCTCACTCACATATGGATTCCACCTCTCCGTGGGCCGTGGCTCCACCAACAGAGCAGCGTGTGTGGAGCAAAGAGCCTGCAAGTCACACCTGGACCTGGTCCATTGCCTTTGTACGGGCTCATGATACCTACGTGGCCTCATCTATTTCTGGGCTGGGATGGTTTCCTCCACGGAGCAGGAGTTGGGAGGAGAAACCGGCACCAGCTCCAGCCAAAGGTTTTGCCCAGCTGGCTAGTGGTGCACAGCTGGCCTCCACAAGAGTTGCAGTGAGGGCTTCTCCATCTTTTTAGGGTTCTGAACATCACCAGCAGTTTTGAAAATCTGATGTTTTTGACCTGTTGTCCTCTCTGTCCTTGCCAATCTTCTCACAAATCCCCTTTAAAGCACTGAGAACAGTGCCCCAGCAGCTcgctccatcccatcccaagggCTGCCAGGAGTGCTCCTGCCTGTTGGATGGGATGTGTGTGCCAGGAAATGGCACTGCCCCGTGCCAGCTCCATCCATCCTGCCTCCCCACTGCTGGACTGTCCTTAGCCTGTGCTGTCCTGgttcctgctgccttcctctgctgctcccagctcctgggatgtTGGGAATGACCCTCCTGGGGTCAAAGGTCTCAGCCAGCTCTCTGAGAGCTCTTGGGGAGCATCATCCAGGTCCTTGATTAAAAGATGTTTATCTCTTGTAGCTCTTGTTTAAAATATCCTCTTGGTTACTAATGTGCTGGAAAGTGCTCCATCAGCCCCGGGACTGTAAGcacaccctcctgctcctttctAATTATAGACCAGAAGAATTTATTGAACACTTGTGCCTTTCTTGCGTCAATAACAGTTTTATTATCTCCATCCAGTGTCTTCTTTTGTTACTGGTAGGACTTCTTTCCCCAACCCACTGGAAGGACTAAGTAACTGTGCAAAAATCCATctatttctctctctgcctttgaCTTCCTGTACTAATTTTCCACAGTTGATAACATCTCATTTATCTGGCTTGTGAGGCAGTTCCCCTTCATTACATACCCTTTTCATGTGTAATTGCTGCTGGGAATCAGGGAAAGTCTCTTAACCAAATAAGGGGGACCACGCTGCCTCTCCCATCTGCTGGCAGCaaggggctggctgtgcctgagTGAGAGGTGGGGAAGGATATTCCAGGCATACCTGCCTGCCTTGTCATGCcttgcaggagagcaggaatgcCAGATCCCCGATCCCACAGGAAGGGCACTGGCATTGCTAAACACAGCTTCTGGTTTGCAGGGGTCACACATCTGAGTCAGCAGCTCCACGGAGGGTCAGTGCTGCCAGGGGCAGAAATATCAATCCCTGCTGAGGTCACTTGTGTTTGTTCCTGTGCTGGAGcactttcagcactgctgaccAAGAGATGGAAACCTTTGGTGCTTCCAGGAAAGGAGATCACCTGAGCATGGAGGGGAGCACTGGTGCTTGAGAGTGAGCAGAGGGGCCCCATCATCCCTTTGCTCTcacctttatttattttacatttttaggGGAGATGGAACTCCTGCAGGGCATGATGCTTTCTGGAGCAACAAAATCCCATTGCTTTCACCTGCTCCATGGTGAAACATCCTGGCTCAACAAGCAGTGGCTGCTTTCATAGAACCACAGAGTCTTAGcatgtttgggttggaagggagcttcAAACCTTCCCTGTTCCACACCCCTGCTGTGGacaggacaccttccactgttcCAGTTTGcttcaacctggccttgaacaattcCCAACTTgtgtggcagccacagcttctctgggcaacctgtgccagggcctcacagggaagaatttcctcctaatatctAATATGATACTCAAAGGAGATGTCTCCTTGGAGCCttggccagccctggctccatTGCCAGCTCCcaccaggctctggcagcaggTTCTGCACCAAgccagggccctggggcaggcagtgtCAGGAGGGGACAGAGAATCCAACCTGTGTGAGCCttgagctgggcactgcagaatCTgatgccctgtgtccccctctGCAGGAATATTCCATCTGATCCAGACCAAGAAGATCAGCAAGCAAGAATTCAAGCAAGAGGCACAAAACTTCAGGCTGATCACCAGGACAAACGAAGGTAGGGAGAGAAAAATCCCCTTTCCTCACTCCTCCAGCACTCCCTCCTgatttcctgctctgctctggcccTTCCAAAGGCTGTGTAAGTCCCAGCCTGGTgtgggagctgagccctggggacagcacttGTGCAAGTGTAGCCGTACTGGGGCTGACCTGTCTTCACACCCCACGCAACACTCCTGCTTACAGCCACATTTTCACTTTATGGCATAGGAAAGGGCAGCCAGCTTTCTAAAAGCGGCTGCACTCTTGTGAAATCCAGAGGTTTTGTCTCTCCAGAGCCCGTAAAACTGTTTGATTTTTATATCTAATCCATCTGGTGCTCCTGGGAGCACGGGgggagggcaaaaaaaaaaaaatggtgcaaGGGATTAGCGAAAAATCAAACTgttgaaatgtgttttaaaaccATCCAGGATGTTCCGGGATGTGCGTAAACATGACAGAGAGCAGGAATGCCTGTGTGGAGGGAactgctggctgctccctgctggctgggcCGGGCTCGGAGCCGTGCCTGCAGTGTGCAGCACCCGGGGCTATGGCTCACTCGGGCACACCAGCACTCCCAGTGCCCCGGGGCTGTTCTCAACCCCAGTCCCTTTCAGACAGCATCTTTGACCAAACAAGCCCTGGGGGATTGcccagtccctgctgccaggctgtgcttcacACCCTAGTGCGGTCTCTGGCACGTGCTCCTTCTccttgcctcagtttcccctggCAAACAGCCCTGTTGTGAAACCGTCCCGCTGCCGTGGCTGTGAGTTCTAGGAAAGCTCTGACCCAcgatttcctcacagcagaaGGTTAATGCAGCCAGAAAACACTCCCTCACCCCTGGGGTGATGACACTGGTGCAATCCTTGCTGGGGTTGCACTGAGGAGACAGAACACCTGGAGGGGAAGGAAGCACctccagccacctcctgcacatCTGGGGATTCTTTAGGGAGCAaggagagggactgggacacTTTGTCCTGGTTTGGGGgggctttcacagctccacaTTTGATTTGCTGGGAGTCTGCAGCTCCTTGGGGGATCTTCCCTCTTCTTCTGCAGCAGGATTTTCCCCTACCAGAGGTTGCTGAATGGAGACCaaggctgaggcagcagcacaaaaataaatataaatgggGAAGATTGAGCAACCCACCCTCAAATGGGGCTGACAGAAGGGAGGAGAGAACCCTACCTGTCCAATGGCCATGACACTGAAATTTTGGCTTTCCAAGGTTGAGACAGAGGCAGAATGCTTCCCCCCGTGAGAGGCAGAAAGCCCAAATCTGAGACATGTTGGGGAGGACAGGGACCTACCACATAAGAGCACCATTTAAAGAGGTGCAGAGGAAGGTTTGTCCCTGTTTCAGCCTGAGCTCCTTTTCTTTTCACACTGTGTGAGTGTTTTGCACAAAAAGCACTGTAAGTGCCACTGACTGTGCCATTGCTGCATTGCAAGGGTGAGAGCCCCTCCGAGCCCCATTTTAATTGCAGTACCTGTGGCTGGGGTCAATTTAActgcagtgcctgtggctgggatccctgaggagctgctctgaacaCGGCCTGCCCCGAGGCTGTTGCtaatgtctgtctgtctgtctgtccctgccgATCCAGGTCACTGGAACATCTTCCGAGCGCAGATGTCGGAGATGAGGATGAcagagagcccagagaaggAGACAAAGACCTTGTAAAGCCAAGAACTCTCCTCTAGCTATCGATTTAtctacacacagacacacatacacatatatcCCAACTCCAGAGCTGCATTACTCAGTAGACTGGCACTGCAATACAGGTTACACTAGTGGGAATTCCAGCGACTCCAGAGAAccatcccaatcccaacccATCGGAGCCACAGCCGGGCAggtgccaggaggaggagggatcCATCCCAGACACCCCGGCATTCCTGAGGAGCGTGGCAAAGCAGGACATGACCGTGCTTCTCACCAGGGGAAAGATGACctgcaaagggagaaaaatcatccctccctctttccttggagcccctgggagctgcaaAGGGGTTTCTTTGGCTGGATACCCTCCAAGGGGTGCTCTTTGAACAATCCCCTCTCTTCTAGCTGGGATGATTCCTTTCCCTCTTTGCAGGGAAAGGATTCTTTTCCCTGGGATGATTCTCTTCCCTCTTTGAAGGGAAAGGATTCTTTCCCCTGGGATGATTCCTTTC
This window contains:
- the CHRDL2 gene encoding chordin-like protein 2 — translated: MLPGAGPLAFLLRCLLLLFASESRARARPEAFCDFNGKKYSPGESWHPYLEPQGLMYCIRCSCAENTSIRCSRIQCPALPCASPVTEPQQCCPRCPEPPSPSGLRAPARSCRYNGTTFQQGEMFSGSELFPGRQPNQCVQCSCSEGQIYCGLVTCPELLCSSPFSVPDSCCQVCKDGSLEKPSEEEPLQLNRGVRHSQDQCLGEVVGRKPPGATVSTALSSSLELIPRSFKPKGPGGTTVKIVLKEKHKKACVYNGKTYSHGEVWHPVFRLYGLLPCILCTCRDGVQDCHKLTCPKEYPCQHPEKVDGKCCKECPESRVRPTDEAGSPRCGGGPGRVLVYAFVPPRSEPSKDILRTVAIERELAEEVEIYNWKLIKGIFHLIQTKKISKQEFKQEAQNFRLITRTNEGHWNIFRAQMSEMRMTESPEKETKTL